One Pieris napi chromosome 13, ilPieNapi1.2, whole genome shotgun sequence genomic window carries:
- the LOC125055441 gene encoding mediator of RNA polymerase II transcription subunit 16 isoform X2: MELIYSMRRKHLKCEPPNFDGTTDPEAVRPICTISVCNIIAFTSFTELSDVDGDTWGGHVYVCDIVTPWNSYKVTSTTHPVSALEWDGEGKHLLVATTVGDVYVYGQKDYLLNEWTCLYTGSFPGERVIKAIFFHNGRRVVVSDKKSEISMAERFQLSRSTPTLKGFGGAGREGVCVVTGSGLVGAVSGRSAPSASVPLRPARDRVTAAALAHKNGKIVAAALCVCGGRASVRAGAVTVTLPLALQLTPLPTLYLPEDTPQLPVCLSWKLSEEVDSLFVGSTTVTLWKLTERAYPVHKLLAKGSGQGSTTPGGGPKSASECFATLSWQATGAWPVEGGEVAAGVASGGPRAASLAALVTPRSLHLIGDSPHYLCSRAVVTSSEVSPPSSTPPKKTKYGSGLLPSGARCARACGVSVSRSGCAVVVVDTHSQLHLYKHTPAHEHASQAVSQTCALLEYATVSGHDCVDALIGLKPDVLEALYERLTENFQRQPTAFQQHYYYAWIRLRMLLCSMIPSGQASASNLTSVLMSGASSAALAGALRPPAPRPDDKDSPSHALAVLAGLFDDQPDHDKNLLALEAKAEALGETALSALQPLLALRRPLRRALHTALTALAALQNSTSHHGYEVWADPAALGVLRKLLVVSRCSARSTWGGVEAGVGLQSALARLAASPHNVKPDLLEECLTLCVHNSSRVWDVSPRCGVGAPHSRPPPYRLEYGVEPESLRYVPEPPPHAVSELTPSFEMDAIRYMYLGGGDKGGGRWRECGRCGARVLSASLCARHPLQRAYDGRFVGSCRCGGKWSLVSNF, translated from the exons atgGAATTAATCTATTCAATGAGACGTAAACATTTGAAATGTGAGCCACCTAATTTTGATGG CACTACAGATCCAGAAGCAGTGCGTCCAATATGCACAATATCAGTGTGTAACATCATAGCGTTCACATCATTTACTGAGCTCTCAGATGTAGATGGAGACACCTGGGGAGGGCATGTGTATGTATGTGATATTGTCACACCATGGAATAGCTACAAAGTTACAAGTACTACACATCCT GTATCTGCTCTTGAGTGGGATGGAGAAGGCAAGCATTTGCTAGTTGCTACTACTGTAGGagatgtatatgtatatgggCAAaaggattatttattaaatgaatggACTTGTTTGTATACAGGCAGTTTTCCAG GTGAGAGGGTGATTAAGGCGATATTCTTCCACAATGGACGTAGAGTTGTGGTATCAGACAAAAAATCAGAGATATCTATGGCGGAGAGATTTCAATTATCGAGGAGCACTCCCACACTCAAAGGATTCGG CGGAGCGGGCAGGGAAGGCGTGTGCGTAGTGACGGGGTCGGGACTGGTGGGAGCGGTTTCGGGTCGGTCGGCGCCGTCCGCCTCGGTGCCGCTTCGCCCCGCTAGGGATCGCGTCACCGCCGCTGCCCTTGCCCATAAAA ACGGCAAGATCGTAGCGGCCGCCCTATGCGTGTGCGGCGGACGGGCGTCAGTGCGGGCAGGCGCCGTCACGGTGACCCTTCCTTTGGCTTTGCAGCTCACGCCGCTGCCCACGCTATATCTGCCGGAGGACACGCCGCAGCTGCCCG TGTGCCTGAGTTGGAAGTTGTCAGAGGAAGTGGACAGTTTGTTCGTGGGCAGCACCACGGTGACCCTGTGGAAGCTCACGGAACGAGCGTATCCCGTGCACAAACTGTTGGCCAAAG GTTCAGGCCAAGGGAGCACCACTCCGGGGGGAGGACCGAAGTCGGCTTCGGAGTGCTTCGCCACCCTC AGCTGGCAGGCGACGGGAGCGTGGCCGGTGGAGGGCGGCGAGGTGGCGGCGGGCGTGGCGTCCGGCGGGCCCCGGGCCGCCTCGCTGGCCGCCCTCGTCACGCCCAGGTCCCTGCATCTCATCGGAGACTCGCCCCACTAC CTGTGCTCGCGGGCGGTGGTGACGAGCAGTGAGGTGTCTCCGCCGTCTTCGACTCCGCCCAAGAAGACAAAATACGGGTCTGGCCTTTTACCG AGCGGCGCGAGGTGCGCCCGCGCATGCGGCGTGAGCGTGTCGCGGTCGGGGTGTGCGGTCGTGGTCGTGGACACGCACTCGCAGCTCCATCTCTACAAGCACACGCCGGCGCACGAGCACG CCAGCCAAGCGGTCTCTCAGACGTGCGCGCTGCTGGAGTACGCCACGGTGAGCGGACACGACTGCGTGGACGCGCTGATAGGACTCAAGCCCGACGTCCTCGAGGCGCTCTACGAGAG ACTGACGGAGAACTTCCAGCGACAGCCGACCGCGTTCCAGCAGCACTACTACTACGCCTGGATCCGCCTGAGGATGCTGCTGTGCAG CATGATCCCGAGCGGACAGGCGAGCGCGTCCAACCTGACGTCGGTGCTGATGAGCGGGGCCTCGAGCGCCGCCCTGGCGGGCGCCCTGCGCCCGCCCGCCCCCCGCCCGGACGACAAAGACTCGCCCTCGCACGCGCTGGCCGTCCTGGCCGGCCTCTTCGACGACCAGCCCGACCACGACAAG AACCTTTTGGCGCTCGAAGCCAAAGCCGAGGCGCTCGGGGAGACGGCTCTGTCGGCGCTGCAGCCGCTGCTGGCTCTGCGGCGTCCTCTCCGGCGGGCTCTGCACACGGCGCTCACGGCGCTGGCGGCGCTGCAGAACTCCACTTCCCATCACGG TTACGAGGTGTGGGCCGACCCGGCGGCCCTGGGCGTCCTCCGCAAGCTGCTGGTGGTGTCCCGCTGCAGCGCCCGAAGCACCTGGGGCGGGGTAGAGGCCGGAGTCGGTCTGCAGTCGGCCTTGGCGCGCCTCGCCGCTTCGCCCCACAACGTCAAACCGGACCTGCTGG AGGAATGTCTGACCCTGTGCGTGCATAACTCGTCCCGGGTGTGGGACGTCTCGCCCCGTTGCGGAGTCGGCGCCCCCCATTCCAGGCCCCCGCCGTATCGC TTGGAGTACGGCGTGGAGCCGGAATCCCTCCGGTACGTCCCGGAGCCGCCTCCTCACGCCGTTTCGGAGTTGACCCCCTCGTTCGAAATGGACGCCATAAG GTACATGTACTTGGGCGGCGGCGACAAAGGCGGCGGCAGATGGCGCGAGTGCGGGCGTTGCGGCGCGCGAGTCCTGTCCGCCTCTCTCTGCGCCAGACATCCGCTGCAGCGGGCCTACGACGGACGCTTCGTCGGCTCCTGCAG ATGCGGAGGAAAGTGGAGTCTCGTGTCCAATTTCTAg
- the LOC125055441 gene encoding mediator of RNA polymerase II transcription subunit 16 isoform X1: protein MELIYSMRRKHLKCEPPNFDGTTDPEAVRPICTISVCNIIAFTSFTELSDVDGDTWGGHVYVCDIVTPWNSYKVTSTTHPVSALEWDGEGKHLLVATTVGDVYVYGQKDYLLNEWTCLYTGSFPGERVIKAIFFHNGRRVVVSDKKSEISMAERFQLSRSTPTLKGFGGAGREGVCVVTGSGLVGAVSGRSAPSASVPLRPARDRVTAAALAHKNGKIVAAALCVCGGRASVRAGAVTVTLPLALQLTPLPTLYLPEDTPQLPVCLSWKLSEEVDSLFVGSTTVTLWKLTERAYPVHKLLAKGSGQGSTTPGGGPKSASECFATLSWQATGAWPVEGGEVAAGVASGGPRAASLAALVTPRSLHLIGDSPHYLCSRAVVTSSEVSPPSSTPPKKTKYGSGLLPSGARCARACGVSVSRSGCAVVVVDTHSQLHLYKHTPAHEHASQAVSQTCALLEYATVSGHDCVDALIGLKPDVLEALYERLTENFQRQPTAFQQHYYYAWIRLRMLLCSMIPSGQASASNLTSVLMSGASSAALAGALRPPAPRPDDKDSPSHALAVLAGLFDDQPDHDKNLLALEAKAEALGETALSALQPLLALRRPLRRALHTALTALAALQNSTSHHGYEVWADPAALGVLRKLLVVSRCSARSTWGGVEAGVGLQSALARLAASPHNVKPDLLEECLTLCVHNSSRVWDVSPRCGVGAPHSRPPPYRLEYGVEPESLRYVPEPPPHAVSELTPSFEMDAIRYRVRLSSLDLGLPRLQATAYSQVHVLGRRRQRRRQMARVRALRRASPVRLSLRQTSAAAGLRRTLRRLLQMRRKVESRVQFLELN, encoded by the exons atgGAATTAATCTATTCAATGAGACGTAAACATTTGAAATGTGAGCCACCTAATTTTGATGG CACTACAGATCCAGAAGCAGTGCGTCCAATATGCACAATATCAGTGTGTAACATCATAGCGTTCACATCATTTACTGAGCTCTCAGATGTAGATGGAGACACCTGGGGAGGGCATGTGTATGTATGTGATATTGTCACACCATGGAATAGCTACAAAGTTACAAGTACTACACATCCT GTATCTGCTCTTGAGTGGGATGGAGAAGGCAAGCATTTGCTAGTTGCTACTACTGTAGGagatgtatatgtatatgggCAAaaggattatttattaaatgaatggACTTGTTTGTATACAGGCAGTTTTCCAG GTGAGAGGGTGATTAAGGCGATATTCTTCCACAATGGACGTAGAGTTGTGGTATCAGACAAAAAATCAGAGATATCTATGGCGGAGAGATTTCAATTATCGAGGAGCACTCCCACACTCAAAGGATTCGG CGGAGCGGGCAGGGAAGGCGTGTGCGTAGTGACGGGGTCGGGACTGGTGGGAGCGGTTTCGGGTCGGTCGGCGCCGTCCGCCTCGGTGCCGCTTCGCCCCGCTAGGGATCGCGTCACCGCCGCTGCCCTTGCCCATAAAA ACGGCAAGATCGTAGCGGCCGCCCTATGCGTGTGCGGCGGACGGGCGTCAGTGCGGGCAGGCGCCGTCACGGTGACCCTTCCTTTGGCTTTGCAGCTCACGCCGCTGCCCACGCTATATCTGCCGGAGGACACGCCGCAGCTGCCCG TGTGCCTGAGTTGGAAGTTGTCAGAGGAAGTGGACAGTTTGTTCGTGGGCAGCACCACGGTGACCCTGTGGAAGCTCACGGAACGAGCGTATCCCGTGCACAAACTGTTGGCCAAAG GTTCAGGCCAAGGGAGCACCACTCCGGGGGGAGGACCGAAGTCGGCTTCGGAGTGCTTCGCCACCCTC AGCTGGCAGGCGACGGGAGCGTGGCCGGTGGAGGGCGGCGAGGTGGCGGCGGGCGTGGCGTCCGGCGGGCCCCGGGCCGCCTCGCTGGCCGCCCTCGTCACGCCCAGGTCCCTGCATCTCATCGGAGACTCGCCCCACTAC CTGTGCTCGCGGGCGGTGGTGACGAGCAGTGAGGTGTCTCCGCCGTCTTCGACTCCGCCCAAGAAGACAAAATACGGGTCTGGCCTTTTACCG AGCGGCGCGAGGTGCGCCCGCGCATGCGGCGTGAGCGTGTCGCGGTCGGGGTGTGCGGTCGTGGTCGTGGACACGCACTCGCAGCTCCATCTCTACAAGCACACGCCGGCGCACGAGCACG CCAGCCAAGCGGTCTCTCAGACGTGCGCGCTGCTGGAGTACGCCACGGTGAGCGGACACGACTGCGTGGACGCGCTGATAGGACTCAAGCCCGACGTCCTCGAGGCGCTCTACGAGAG ACTGACGGAGAACTTCCAGCGACAGCCGACCGCGTTCCAGCAGCACTACTACTACGCCTGGATCCGCCTGAGGATGCTGCTGTGCAG CATGATCCCGAGCGGACAGGCGAGCGCGTCCAACCTGACGTCGGTGCTGATGAGCGGGGCCTCGAGCGCCGCCCTGGCGGGCGCCCTGCGCCCGCCCGCCCCCCGCCCGGACGACAAAGACTCGCCCTCGCACGCGCTGGCCGTCCTGGCCGGCCTCTTCGACGACCAGCCCGACCACGACAAG AACCTTTTGGCGCTCGAAGCCAAAGCCGAGGCGCTCGGGGAGACGGCTCTGTCGGCGCTGCAGCCGCTGCTGGCTCTGCGGCGTCCTCTCCGGCGGGCTCTGCACACGGCGCTCACGGCGCTGGCGGCGCTGCAGAACTCCACTTCCCATCACGG TTACGAGGTGTGGGCCGACCCGGCGGCCCTGGGCGTCCTCCGCAAGCTGCTGGTGGTGTCCCGCTGCAGCGCCCGAAGCACCTGGGGCGGGGTAGAGGCCGGAGTCGGTCTGCAGTCGGCCTTGGCGCGCCTCGCCGCTTCGCCCCACAACGTCAAACCGGACCTGCTGG AGGAATGTCTGACCCTGTGCGTGCATAACTCGTCCCGGGTGTGGGACGTCTCGCCCCGTTGCGGAGTCGGCGCCCCCCATTCCAGGCCCCCGCCGTATCGC TTGGAGTACGGCGTGGAGCCGGAATCCCTCCGGTACGTCCCGGAGCCGCCTCCTCACGCCGTTTCGGAGTTGACCCCCTCGTTCGAAATGGACGCCATAAGGTACCGTGTTCGGCTTTCATCTTTAGACCTCGGCCTTCCGCGTCTACAGGCGACGGCGTATTCACAGGTACATGTACTTGGGCGGCGGCGACAAAGGCGGCGGCAGATGGCGCGAGTGCGGGCGTTGCGGCGCGCGAGTCCTGTCCGCCTCTCTCTGCGCCAGACATCCGCTGCAGCGGGCCTACGACGGACGCTTCGTCGGCTCCTGCAG ATGCGGAGGAAAGTGGAGTCTCGTGTCCAATTTCTAgaattaaactaa